A genomic segment from Gavia stellata isolate bGavSte3 chromosome 4, bGavSte3.hap2, whole genome shotgun sequence encodes:
- the GOLT1B gene encoding vesicle transport protein GOT1B — protein sequence MISLSDTQKIGMGLTGFGVFFLFFGMILFFDKALLAIGNVLFVAGLSFVIGLERTFRFFFQKHKMKATGFFLGGVLIVLIGWPLIGMILEIYGFFLLFRGFFPVVVGFIRRVPVLGYLLNLPGISSLVDKVGESNNMV from the exons ATGATCTCCCTCTCCGACACCCAGA agattGGAATGGGACTAACAGGCTTTggagtattttttcttttctttggaatGATACTCTTCTTTGACAAAGCTCTTTTGGCTATTGGAAAT GTTTTATTTGTGGCTGGATTGTCTTTTGTTATTGGTTTAGAAAGAACATTTAGattcttctttcaaaaacacaaaatgaaagcaacGGGCTTTTTCCTGGGTGGTGTGCTCATAGTTCTCATTGGTTGGCCTTTAATAGGAATGATCCTTGAAATTTATGGGTTCTTCCTATTATTCAG GGGGTTCTTTCCTGTGGTGGTTGGCTTTATTAGAAGAGTTCCAGTTCTTGGATATCTCTTGAATTTACCTGGTATAAGCTCG CTTGTAGATAAAGTTGGAGAAAGCAACAACATGGTATAA